One window from the genome of Oryctolagus cuniculus chromosome 1, mOryCun1.1, whole genome shotgun sequence encodes:
- the DAB2IP gene encoding disabled homolog 2-interacting protein isoform X10, with protein MEPSAATPFRVTGFLSRRLKGSIKRTKSQPKLDRNHSFRHILPGFRSAAAASAADNERSHLMPRLKESRSHESLLSPSSAVEALDLSMEEEVLIKPVHSSILGQDYCFEVTTSSGSKCFSCRSAAERDKWMENLRRAVHPNKDNSRRVEHVLKLWVIEAKDLPAKKKYLCELCLDDVLYARTTGKLKTDNVFWGEHFEFHNLPPLRTVTVHLYRETDKKKKKERNSYLGLVSLPAASVAGRQFVEKWYPVVTPNPKGGKGPGPMIRIKARYQTITILPMEMYKEFAEHITNHYLGLCAALEPILSAKTKEEMASALVHILQSTGKVKDFLTDLMMSEVDRCGDNEHLIFRENTLATKAIEEYLKLVGQKYLQDALGEFIKALYESDENCEVDPSKCSAADLPEHQGNLKMCCELAFCKIINSYCVFPRELKEVFASWRQECSSRGRPDISERLISASLFLRFLCPAIMSPSLFNLLQEYPDDRTARTLTLIAKVTQNLANFAKFGSKEEYMSFMNQFLEHEWTNMQRFLLEISNPETISNTAGFEGYIDLGRELSSLHSLLWEAVSQLEQGIVAKLGPLPRILRDVHTALSTPGSGQLVGTNDLASTPGSGGSSISAGLQKMVMESDLSGLIDFTRLPSPTPENKDLFFVTRSSGVQPSPARSSSYSEANEPDLQMANGGKSLSMVDLQDARTLDGEAGSPAGPDVLPADGQAPATQLVAGWPARAAPVSLAGLATVRRAGQTPTTPGTSEGAPGRPQLLAPLSFQNPVYQMAAGLPLSPRGLGDSGSEGHSSLSSHSNSEELAAAAKLGSFSAAAEELARRPGELARRQMSLTEKGGQPTVPRQNSAGPQRRIDQPPPPPPPPPPAPRGRTPPTLLSTLQYPRPSSGSLASASPDWPGSGARLRQQSSSSKGDSPELKPRAAHKQGPSPVSPNALDRTAAWLLTMNAQLLEDEGLGPDPPHRDRLRSKEELSQAEKDLAVLQDKLRISTKKLEEYETLFKCQEETTQKLVLEYQARLEEGEERLRRQQEDKDIQMKGIISRLMSVEEELKKDHAEMQAAVDSKQKIIDAQEKRIASLDAANARLMSALTQLKERYSMQARNGISPTNPTKLQITENGEFRNSSNC; from the exons GTCCCATCTGATGCCCAGGCTGAAGGAGTCCCGCTCCCACGAGTccctgctcagccccagcagtGCGGTGGAGGCGCTGGACCTCAGCATGGAGGAGGAGGTGCTCATCAAGCCGGTGCACAGCAGCATCCTGGGCCAGGACTACTGCTTCGAG GTGACCACGTCATCGGGAAGCAAGTGCTTTTCCTGCCGGTCAGCAGCCGAGCGGGATAAGTGGATGGAGAACCTGCGGCGAGCAGTGCACCCCAACAAG GACAACAGCCGGCGCGTGGAGCATGTGCTCAAGCTGTGGGTGATCGAGGCCAAGGACCTGCCAGCCAAGAAGAAGTACCTGTGCGAGCTGTGCCTGGACGACGTGCTGTACGCCCGGACGACGGGCAAGCTCAAGACGGACAACGTCTTCTGGGGAGAGCACTTCGAGTTCCACAACCTGCCGCCCCTGCGCACGGTCACCGTCCACCTGTACCGGGAGACtgacaagaagaagaagaaggaacgCAACAGCTACCTGGGCCTGGTGAGCCTGCCCGCTGCCTCGGTGGCCGGGCGGCAGTTCGTGGAGAAGTGGTACCCGGTGGTGACGCCCAACCCCAAAGGCGGCAAGGGCCCCGGGCCCATGATCCGCATCAAGGCCCGCTACCAGACCATCACCATCCTGCCCATGGAGATGTACAAGGAGTTTGCCGAGCACATCACCAACCACTACCTGGGGCTGTGCGCCGCCCTGGAACCCATCCTCAGCGCCAAGACCAAGGAGGAGATGGCGTCCGCCCTGGTGCACATCCTGCAGAGCACGGGCAAGGTGAAG gactttCTGACAGACCTGATGATGTCAGAGGTGGACCGCTGTGGGGACAACGAGCACCTCATCTTCCGGGAGAACACACTGGCCACCAAGGCCATCGAGGAGTACCTCAAGCTCGTGGGCCAGAAGTACCTGCAGGATGCCCTAG GTGAGTTCATCAAAGCGCTGTACGAGTCGGATGAGAACTGTGAAGTGGACCCGAGCAAGTGTTCTGCCGCCGACCTGCCTGAGCACCAGGGCAACCTCAAGATGTGCTGTGAGCTGGCCTTCTGCAAGATCATCAACTCCTACTG CGTCTTCCCACGGGAACTGAAAGAGGTGTTTGCCTCGTGGCGGCAGGAGTGCAGCAGTCGCGGCCGGCCGGACATCAGCGAGCGGCTCATCAGTGCCTCCCTCTTCCTGCGCTTCCTCTGCCCTGCCATCATGTCCCCCTCGCTCTTCAACCTGCTGCAGGAGTACCCCGATGACCGCACCGCCCGCACCCTCACCCTTATCGCCAAGGTCACCCAGAACCTGGCCAACTTCGCCAA GTTCGGCAGCAAGGAGGAGTACATGTCCTTCATGAACCAGTTCCTGGAGCACGAGTGGACCAACATGCAGCGCTTCCTCTTGGAGATCTCCAACCCCGAGACCATCTCCAACACCGCCGGCTTCGAGGGCTACATCGACCTGGGCCGCGAGCTCTCCAGTCTGCACTCGCTGCTCTGGGAGGCCGTCAGCCAGCTGGAGCAG GGCATTGTGGCCAAACTGGGCCCCCTACCTCGCATCCTGAGGGACGTCCACACAGCACTGAGCACCCCAGGCAGTGGGCAGCTCGTGGGGACCAACGACCTGGCTTCCACGCCAGGCTCTGGCGGCAGCAGCATCTCAGCTGGGCTGCAGAAGATGGTGATGGAGAGCGATCTCTCTGG TCTGATAGATTTCACCCGGTTACCGTCTCCAACCCCCGAAAACAAGGACTTGTTTTTTGTCACAAGGTCCTCCGGGGTCCAGCCCTCACCTGCCCGCAGCTCGAGCTACTCGGAAGCCAACGAGCCGGATCTCCAGATGGCCAATGGCGGCAAGAGCCTGTCCATGGTGGACCTCCAGGATGCCCGCACGCTGGACGGGGAGGCGGGCTCTCCGGCGGGCCCTGACGTCCTTCCTGCCGACGGGCAGGCGCCCGCGACTCAGCTGGTGGCTGGGTGGCCGGCCCGAGCGGCCCCCGTGAGCCTGGCCGGGCTGGCCACGGTGCGGCGGGCAGGCCAGACACCGACCACACCAGGCACCTCCGAGGGCGCGCCCggccggccccagctgttggcaCCACTCTCCTTCCAGAACCCCGTGTACCAGATGGCGGCCGGCCTGCCGCTGTCACCCCGTGGCCTTGGCGACTCGGGCTCTGAGGGCCACAGCTCCCTGAGTTCCCACAGCAACAGCGAGGAGCTGGCGGCCGCAGCCAAGCTGGGGAGCTTCAGTGCCGCCGCGGAGGAGCTGGCGCGGCGGCCCGGCGAGCTGGCGCGGCGGCAGATGTCGCTGACTGAGAAGGGCGGGCAGCCCACGGTGCCGCGGCagaacagcgccggcccccagcgcAGGATTGAccagccgccgcccccgcccccgccgcccccgcctgcCCCCCGGGGCCGGACGCCCCCCACGCTGCTGAGCACCCTGCAGTACCCGCGACCCTCCAGCGGGAGCCTGGCGTCGGCCTCGCCGGACTGGCCCGGCTCGGGCGCCCGGCTGCGGCAGCAGTCCTCCTCCTCCAAGGGGGACAGTCCGGAGCTGAAGCCGCGGGCGGCGCACAAGCAG GGCCCTTCACCCGTGAGCCCCAATGCCCTGGACCGCACGGCCGCTTGGCTCTTGACCATGAACGCGCAGTTGTTAGAAGACGAGGGCCTGGGCCCAGACCCCCCCCACAGGGATAGGCTAAGGAGTAAGGAAGagctcagccaagcagaaaag GACCTCGCGGTGCTGCAGGACAAGCTGCGCATCTCCACCAAGAAGCTGGAGGAGTACGAGACCCTGTTCAAGTGCCAGGAGGAGACGACGCAGAAGCTGGTGCTGGAGTACCAGGCGCGGCTGGAGGAGGGCGAGGAGCGGCTGCGCAGGCAGCAGGAGGACAAGGACATCCAGATGAAGGGCATCATCAGCAG GTTGATGTCGGTGGAGGAGGAGCTGAAGAAGGACCACGCGGAGATGCAGGCTGCAGTCGACTCCAAGCAGAAGATCATCGATGCCCAG gaGAAGCGCATCGCCTCCCTGGACGCCGCCAATGCCCGCCTCATGAGCGCCCTGACGCAGCTGAAAGAGAGGTACAGCATGCAGGCCCGTAACGGCATCTCCCCCACCAACCCCACCAAATTGCAGATCACTGAGAACGGCGAGTTCCGAAACAGCAGCAATTGTTAA
- the DAB2IP gene encoding disabled homolog 2-interacting protein isoform X12: MPRLKESRSHESLLSPSSAVEALDLSMEEEVLIKPVHSSILGQDYCFEVTTSSGSKCFSCRSAAERDKWMENLRRAVHPNKDNSRRVEHVLKLWVIEAKDLPAKKKYLCELCLDDVLYARTTGKLKTDNVFWGEHFEFHNLPPLRTVTVHLYRETDKKKKKERNSYLGLVSLPAASVAGRQFVEKWYPVVTPNPKGGKGPGPMIRIKARYQTITILPMEMYKEFAEHITNHYLGLCAALEPILSAKTKEEMASALVHILQSTGKVKDFLTDLMMSEVDRCGDNEHLIFRENTLATKAIEEYLKLVGQKYLQDALGEFIKALYESDENCEVDPSKCSAADLPEHQGNLKMCCELAFCKIINSYCVFPRELKEVFASWRQECSSRGRPDISERLISASLFLRFLCPAIMSPSLFNLLQEYPDDRTARTLTLIAKVTQNLANFAKFGSKEEYMSFMNQFLEHEWTNMQRFLLEISNPETISNTAGFEGYIDLGRELSSLHSLLWEAVSQLEQGIVAKLGPLPRILRDVHTALSTPGSGQLVGTNDLASTPGSGGSSISAGLQKMVMESDLSGLIDFTRLPSPTPENKDLFFVTRSSGVQPSPARSSSYSEANEPDLQMANGGKSLSMVDLQDARTLDGEAGSPAGPDVLPADGQAPATQLVAGWPARAAPVSLAGLATVRRAGQTPTTPGTSEGAPGRPQLLAPLSFQNPVYQMAAGLPLSPRGLGDSGSEGHSSLSSHSNSEELAAAAKLGSFSAAAEELARRPGELARRQMSLTEKGGQPTVPRQNSAGPQRRIDQPPPPPPPPPPAPRGRTPPTLLSTLQYPRPSSGSLASASPDWPGSGARLRQQSSSSKGDSPELKPRAAHKQGPSPVSPNALDRTAAWLLTMNAQLLEDEGLGPDPPHRDRLRSKEELSQAEKDLAVLQDKLRISTKKLEEYETLFKCQEETTQKLVLEYQARLEEGEERLRRQQEDKDIQMKGIISRLMSVEEELKKDHAEMQAAVDSKQKIIDAQEKRIASLDAANARLMSALTQLKERYSMQARNGISPTNPTKLQITENGEFRNSSNC, from the exons ATGCCCAGGCTGAAGGAGTCCCGCTCCCACGAGTccctgctcagccccagcagtGCGGTGGAGGCGCTGGACCTCAGCATGGAGGAGGAGGTGCTCATCAAGCCGGTGCACAGCAGCATCCTGGGCCAGGACTACTGCTTCGAG GTGACCACGTCATCGGGAAGCAAGTGCTTTTCCTGCCGGTCAGCAGCCGAGCGGGATAAGTGGATGGAGAACCTGCGGCGAGCAGTGCACCCCAACAAG GACAACAGCCGGCGCGTGGAGCATGTGCTCAAGCTGTGGGTGATCGAGGCCAAGGACCTGCCAGCCAAGAAGAAGTACCTGTGCGAGCTGTGCCTGGACGACGTGCTGTACGCCCGGACGACGGGCAAGCTCAAGACGGACAACGTCTTCTGGGGAGAGCACTTCGAGTTCCACAACCTGCCGCCCCTGCGCACGGTCACCGTCCACCTGTACCGGGAGACtgacaagaagaagaagaaggaacgCAACAGCTACCTGGGCCTGGTGAGCCTGCCCGCTGCCTCGGTGGCCGGGCGGCAGTTCGTGGAGAAGTGGTACCCGGTGGTGACGCCCAACCCCAAAGGCGGCAAGGGCCCCGGGCCCATGATCCGCATCAAGGCCCGCTACCAGACCATCACCATCCTGCCCATGGAGATGTACAAGGAGTTTGCCGAGCACATCACCAACCACTACCTGGGGCTGTGCGCCGCCCTGGAACCCATCCTCAGCGCCAAGACCAAGGAGGAGATGGCGTCCGCCCTGGTGCACATCCTGCAGAGCACGGGCAAGGTGAAG gactttCTGACAGACCTGATGATGTCAGAGGTGGACCGCTGTGGGGACAACGAGCACCTCATCTTCCGGGAGAACACACTGGCCACCAAGGCCATCGAGGAGTACCTCAAGCTCGTGGGCCAGAAGTACCTGCAGGATGCCCTAG GTGAGTTCATCAAAGCGCTGTACGAGTCGGATGAGAACTGTGAAGTGGACCCGAGCAAGTGTTCTGCCGCCGACCTGCCTGAGCACCAGGGCAACCTCAAGATGTGCTGTGAGCTGGCCTTCTGCAAGATCATCAACTCCTACTG CGTCTTCCCACGGGAACTGAAAGAGGTGTTTGCCTCGTGGCGGCAGGAGTGCAGCAGTCGCGGCCGGCCGGACATCAGCGAGCGGCTCATCAGTGCCTCCCTCTTCCTGCGCTTCCTCTGCCCTGCCATCATGTCCCCCTCGCTCTTCAACCTGCTGCAGGAGTACCCCGATGACCGCACCGCCCGCACCCTCACCCTTATCGCCAAGGTCACCCAGAACCTGGCCAACTTCGCCAA GTTCGGCAGCAAGGAGGAGTACATGTCCTTCATGAACCAGTTCCTGGAGCACGAGTGGACCAACATGCAGCGCTTCCTCTTGGAGATCTCCAACCCCGAGACCATCTCCAACACCGCCGGCTTCGAGGGCTACATCGACCTGGGCCGCGAGCTCTCCAGTCTGCACTCGCTGCTCTGGGAGGCCGTCAGCCAGCTGGAGCAG GGCATTGTGGCCAAACTGGGCCCCCTACCTCGCATCCTGAGGGACGTCCACACAGCACTGAGCACCCCAGGCAGTGGGCAGCTCGTGGGGACCAACGACCTGGCTTCCACGCCAGGCTCTGGCGGCAGCAGCATCTCAGCTGGGCTGCAGAAGATGGTGATGGAGAGCGATCTCTCTGG TCTGATAGATTTCACCCGGTTACCGTCTCCAACCCCCGAAAACAAGGACTTGTTTTTTGTCACAAGGTCCTCCGGGGTCCAGCCCTCACCTGCCCGCAGCTCGAGCTACTCGGAAGCCAACGAGCCGGATCTCCAGATGGCCAATGGCGGCAAGAGCCTGTCCATGGTGGACCTCCAGGATGCCCGCACGCTGGACGGGGAGGCGGGCTCTCCGGCGGGCCCTGACGTCCTTCCTGCCGACGGGCAGGCGCCCGCGACTCAGCTGGTGGCTGGGTGGCCGGCCCGAGCGGCCCCCGTGAGCCTGGCCGGGCTGGCCACGGTGCGGCGGGCAGGCCAGACACCGACCACACCAGGCACCTCCGAGGGCGCGCCCggccggccccagctgttggcaCCACTCTCCTTCCAGAACCCCGTGTACCAGATGGCGGCCGGCCTGCCGCTGTCACCCCGTGGCCTTGGCGACTCGGGCTCTGAGGGCCACAGCTCCCTGAGTTCCCACAGCAACAGCGAGGAGCTGGCGGCCGCAGCCAAGCTGGGGAGCTTCAGTGCCGCCGCGGAGGAGCTGGCGCGGCGGCCCGGCGAGCTGGCGCGGCGGCAGATGTCGCTGACTGAGAAGGGCGGGCAGCCCACGGTGCCGCGGCagaacagcgccggcccccagcgcAGGATTGAccagccgccgcccccgcccccgccgcccccgcctgcCCCCCGGGGCCGGACGCCCCCCACGCTGCTGAGCACCCTGCAGTACCCGCGACCCTCCAGCGGGAGCCTGGCGTCGGCCTCGCCGGACTGGCCCGGCTCGGGCGCCCGGCTGCGGCAGCAGTCCTCCTCCTCCAAGGGGGACAGTCCGGAGCTGAAGCCGCGGGCGGCGCACAAGCAG GGCCCTTCACCCGTGAGCCCCAATGCCCTGGACCGCACGGCCGCTTGGCTCTTGACCATGAACGCGCAGTTGTTAGAAGACGAGGGCCTGGGCCCAGACCCCCCCCACAGGGATAGGCTAAGGAGTAAGGAAGagctcagccaagcagaaaag GACCTCGCGGTGCTGCAGGACAAGCTGCGCATCTCCACCAAGAAGCTGGAGGAGTACGAGACCCTGTTCAAGTGCCAGGAGGAGACGACGCAGAAGCTGGTGCTGGAGTACCAGGCGCGGCTGGAGGAGGGCGAGGAGCGGCTGCGCAGGCAGCAGGAGGACAAGGACATCCAGATGAAGGGCATCATCAGCAG GTTGATGTCGGTGGAGGAGGAGCTGAAGAAGGACCACGCGGAGATGCAGGCTGCAGTCGACTCCAAGCAGAAGATCATCGATGCCCAG gaGAAGCGCATCGCCTCCCTGGACGCCGCCAATGCCCGCCTCATGAGCGCCCTGACGCAGCTGAAAGAGAGGTACAGCATGCAGGCCCGTAACGGCATCTCCCCCACCAACCCCACCAAATTGCAGATCACTGAGAACGGCGAGTTCCGAAACAGCAGCAATTGTTAA
- the DAB2IP gene encoding disabled homolog 2-interacting protein isoform X6, producing MEPDSLPDRDDSRESPQERPGSRRSLPGSLSEKSPSMEPSAATPFRVTGFLSRRLKGSIKRTKSQPKLDRNHSFRHILPGFRSAAAASAADNERSHLMPRLKESRSHESLLSPSSAVEALDLSMEEEVLIKPVHSSILGQDYCFEVTTSSGSKCFSCRSAAERDKWMENLRRAVHPNKDNSRRVEHVLKLWVIEAKDLPAKKKYLCELCLDDVLYARTTGKLKTDNVFWGEHFEFHNLPPLRTVTVHLYRETDKKKKKERNSYLGLVSLPAASVAGRQFVEKWYPVVTPNPKGGKGPGPMIRIKARYQTITILPMEMYKEFAEHITNHYLGLCAALEPILSAKTKEEMASALVHILQSTGKVKDFLTDLMMSEVDRCGDNEHLIFRENTLATKAIEEYLKLVGQKYLQDALGEFIKALYESDENCEVDPSKCSAADLPEHQGNLKMCCELAFCKIINSYCVFPRELKEVFASWRQECSSRGRPDISERLISASLFLRFLCPAIMSPSLFNLLQEYPDDRTARTLTLIAKVTQNLANFAKFGSKEEYMSFMNQFLEHEWTNMQRFLLEISNPETISNTAGFEGYIDLGRELSSLHSLLWEAVSQLEQGIVAKLGPLPRILRDVHTALSTPGSGQLVGTNDLASTPGSGGSSISAGLQKMVMESDLSGLIDFTRLPSPTPENKDLFFVTRSSGVQPSPARSSSYSEANEPDLQMANGGKSLSMVDLQDARTLDGEAGSPAGPDVLPADGQAPATQLVAGWPARAAPVSLAGLATVRRAGQTPTTPGTSEGAPGRPQLLAPLSFQNPVYQMAAGLPLSPRGLGDSGSEGHSSLSSHSNSEELAAAAKLGSFSAAAEELARRPGELARRQMSLTEKGGQPTVPRQNSAGPQRRIDQPPPPPPPPPPAPRGRTPPTLLSTLQYPRPSSGSLASASPDWPGSGARLRQQSSSSKGDSPELKPRAAHKQGPSPVSPNALDRTAAWLLTMNAQLLEDEGLGPDPPHRDRLRSKEELSQAEKDLAVLQDKLRISTKKLEEYETLFKCQEETTQKLVLEYQARLEEGEERLRRQQEDKDIQMKGIISRLMSVEEELKKDHAEMQAAVDSKQKIIDAQEKRIASLDAANARLMSALTQLKERYSMQARNGISPTNPTKLQITENGEFRNSSNC from the exons GTCCCATCTGATGCCCAGGCTGAAGGAGTCCCGCTCCCACGAGTccctgctcagccccagcagtGCGGTGGAGGCGCTGGACCTCAGCATGGAGGAGGAGGTGCTCATCAAGCCGGTGCACAGCAGCATCCTGGGCCAGGACTACTGCTTCGAG GTGACCACGTCATCGGGAAGCAAGTGCTTTTCCTGCCGGTCAGCAGCCGAGCGGGATAAGTGGATGGAGAACCTGCGGCGAGCAGTGCACCCCAACAAG GACAACAGCCGGCGCGTGGAGCATGTGCTCAAGCTGTGGGTGATCGAGGCCAAGGACCTGCCAGCCAAGAAGAAGTACCTGTGCGAGCTGTGCCTGGACGACGTGCTGTACGCCCGGACGACGGGCAAGCTCAAGACGGACAACGTCTTCTGGGGAGAGCACTTCGAGTTCCACAACCTGCCGCCCCTGCGCACGGTCACCGTCCACCTGTACCGGGAGACtgacaagaagaagaagaaggaacgCAACAGCTACCTGGGCCTGGTGAGCCTGCCCGCTGCCTCGGTGGCCGGGCGGCAGTTCGTGGAGAAGTGGTACCCGGTGGTGACGCCCAACCCCAAAGGCGGCAAGGGCCCCGGGCCCATGATCCGCATCAAGGCCCGCTACCAGACCATCACCATCCTGCCCATGGAGATGTACAAGGAGTTTGCCGAGCACATCACCAACCACTACCTGGGGCTGTGCGCCGCCCTGGAACCCATCCTCAGCGCCAAGACCAAGGAGGAGATGGCGTCCGCCCTGGTGCACATCCTGCAGAGCACGGGCAAGGTGAAG gactttCTGACAGACCTGATGATGTCAGAGGTGGACCGCTGTGGGGACAACGAGCACCTCATCTTCCGGGAGAACACACTGGCCACCAAGGCCATCGAGGAGTACCTCAAGCTCGTGGGCCAGAAGTACCTGCAGGATGCCCTAG GTGAGTTCATCAAAGCGCTGTACGAGTCGGATGAGAACTGTGAAGTGGACCCGAGCAAGTGTTCTGCCGCCGACCTGCCTGAGCACCAGGGCAACCTCAAGATGTGCTGTGAGCTGGCCTTCTGCAAGATCATCAACTCCTACTG CGTCTTCCCACGGGAACTGAAAGAGGTGTTTGCCTCGTGGCGGCAGGAGTGCAGCAGTCGCGGCCGGCCGGACATCAGCGAGCGGCTCATCAGTGCCTCCCTCTTCCTGCGCTTCCTCTGCCCTGCCATCATGTCCCCCTCGCTCTTCAACCTGCTGCAGGAGTACCCCGATGACCGCACCGCCCGCACCCTCACCCTTATCGCCAAGGTCACCCAGAACCTGGCCAACTTCGCCAA GTTCGGCAGCAAGGAGGAGTACATGTCCTTCATGAACCAGTTCCTGGAGCACGAGTGGACCAACATGCAGCGCTTCCTCTTGGAGATCTCCAACCCCGAGACCATCTCCAACACCGCCGGCTTCGAGGGCTACATCGACCTGGGCCGCGAGCTCTCCAGTCTGCACTCGCTGCTCTGGGAGGCCGTCAGCCAGCTGGAGCAG GGCATTGTGGCCAAACTGGGCCCCCTACCTCGCATCCTGAGGGACGTCCACACAGCACTGAGCACCCCAGGCAGTGGGCAGCTCGTGGGGACCAACGACCTGGCTTCCACGCCAGGCTCTGGCGGCAGCAGCATCTCAGCTGGGCTGCAGAAGATGGTGATGGAGAGCGATCTCTCTGG TCTGATAGATTTCACCCGGTTACCGTCTCCAACCCCCGAAAACAAGGACTTGTTTTTTGTCACAAGGTCCTCCGGGGTCCAGCCCTCACCTGCCCGCAGCTCGAGCTACTCGGAAGCCAACGAGCCGGATCTCCAGATGGCCAATGGCGGCAAGAGCCTGTCCATGGTGGACCTCCAGGATGCCCGCACGCTGGACGGGGAGGCGGGCTCTCCGGCGGGCCCTGACGTCCTTCCTGCCGACGGGCAGGCGCCCGCGACTCAGCTGGTGGCTGGGTGGCCGGCCCGAGCGGCCCCCGTGAGCCTGGCCGGGCTGGCCACGGTGCGGCGGGCAGGCCAGACACCGACCACACCAGGCACCTCCGAGGGCGCGCCCggccggccccagctgttggcaCCACTCTCCTTCCAGAACCCCGTGTACCAGATGGCGGCCGGCCTGCCGCTGTCACCCCGTGGCCTTGGCGACTCGGGCTCTGAGGGCCACAGCTCCCTGAGTTCCCACAGCAACAGCGAGGAGCTGGCGGCCGCAGCCAAGCTGGGGAGCTTCAGTGCCGCCGCGGAGGAGCTGGCGCGGCGGCCCGGCGAGCTGGCGCGGCGGCAGATGTCGCTGACTGAGAAGGGCGGGCAGCCCACGGTGCCGCGGCagaacagcgccggcccccagcgcAGGATTGAccagccgccgcccccgcccccgccgcccccgcctgcCCCCCGGGGCCGGACGCCCCCCACGCTGCTGAGCACCCTGCAGTACCCGCGACCCTCCAGCGGGAGCCTGGCGTCGGCCTCGCCGGACTGGCCCGGCTCGGGCGCCCGGCTGCGGCAGCAGTCCTCCTCCTCCAAGGGGGACAGTCCGGAGCTGAAGCCGCGGGCGGCGCACAAGCAG GGCCCTTCACCCGTGAGCCCCAATGCCCTGGACCGCACGGCCGCTTGGCTCTTGACCATGAACGCGCAGTTGTTAGAAGACGAGGGCCTGGGCCCAGACCCCCCCCACAGGGATAGGCTAAGGAGTAAGGAAGagctcagccaagcagaaaag GACCTCGCGGTGCTGCAGGACAAGCTGCGCATCTCCACCAAGAAGCTGGAGGAGTACGAGACCCTGTTCAAGTGCCAGGAGGAGACGACGCAGAAGCTGGTGCTGGAGTACCAGGCGCGGCTGGAGGAGGGCGAGGAGCGGCTGCGCAGGCAGCAGGAGGACAAGGACATCCAGATGAAGGGCATCATCAGCAG GTTGATGTCGGTGGAGGAGGAGCTGAAGAAGGACCACGCGGAGATGCAGGCTGCAGTCGACTCCAAGCAGAAGATCATCGATGCCCAG gaGAAGCGCATCGCCTCCCTGGACGCCGCCAATGCCCGCCTCATGAGCGCCCTGACGCAGCTGAAAGAGAGGTACAGCATGCAGGCCCGTAACGGCATCTCCCCCACCAACCCCACCAAATTGCAGATCACTGAGAACGGCGAGTTCCGAAACAGCAGCAATTGTTAA